A window from Triticum aestivum cultivar Chinese Spring chromosome 6D, IWGSC CS RefSeq v2.1, whole genome shotgun sequence encodes these proteins:
- the LOC123141229 gene encoding protein YELLOW LEAF 1, choloroplastic: MLPLATMSAPSSLLLRPAARQRTGGEPGQSWGEQSISGSQSRRNMLSNSICVKANITCCANQTQTAKRKSFSGPTSPPSGSVKEKVKPRLDDGGVGFPPFRFGGGGGGGGGGGSSSSGGFILFVIVLLLDYLREFERNLQNGPRRGSDYDSGLAPQ; this comes from the exons ATGCTCCCGCTCGCCACAATGTCCGCGCCGAGCTCGCTTCTCCTGCGGCCCGCCGCGCGCCAGCGGACGGGGGGAGAACCAG GACAAAGCTGGGGAGAACAATCTATCTCGGGTTCGCAGTCCCGGAGGAATATGCTCAGCAACTCCATCTGTGTGAAAGCA AACATAACGTGCTGTGCTAACCAGACGCAAACCGCGAAGCGCAAATCGTTCTCAGGGCCCACCTCTCCACCGTCGGGTTCAGTTAAAG AGAAGGTGAAGCCGAGGCTCGACGACGGGGGTGTCGGGTTCCCGCCGTTTCGGTTcggcggaggaggcggtggcggtggcggcggcggcagcagctcctCCGGTGGGTTCATCCTCTTCGTGATCGTTTTGCTCCTGGACTACCTGAGGGAGTTCGAGAGGAACCTACAGAATGGGCCGCGGCGGGGCAGCGACTATGACAGCGGGCTGGCGCCGCAGTAG